The proteins below come from a single Chitinophaga pinensis DSM 2588 genomic window:
- a CDS encoding sugar phosphate isomerase/epimerase family protein encodes MTATTSRRQFIGNAALLAGSLLLPDILLAAVKKEPRYRIAVCDWMILKRQKLGAFQLTKDIGADGVEVDMGGLGNRPTFDSKLSDPAVIKQFLDTSRELNVAISSIAMSGFYAQSFAERPEYEKMVQDCIDTMVAMKVKIAFLPLGVTGDLVKRPELRPVIIQRLKTVAVQAEKAGVVIGLETALPAAEEAQLLDEVGSSAVKSYFNFSNALQAGRNLTDELKTLGAKRICQIHCTDTDGVWLQNNTRINMKEVKKTLDKMRWSGWLVIERSRDANDPRNVKKNFSANAAYLKSVFQ; translated from the coding sequence ATGACAGCAACAACAAGCAGAAGACAGTTCATTGGCAATGCCGCCTTGCTGGCAGGCAGCCTGTTATTGCCTGATATATTGCTGGCGGCGGTAAAAAAAGAACCGCGTTATCGCATTGCAGTATGTGACTGGATGATCCTGAAAAGGCAGAAGCTCGGTGCTTTTCAGTTGACCAAGGATATTGGTGCAGATGGTGTGGAAGTGGATATGGGTGGACTGGGTAACCGGCCCACCTTTGACAGCAAACTGTCTGATCCTGCAGTAATAAAACAATTCCTGGATACCTCCAGGGAGCTGAATGTAGCGATCAGTTCTATTGCCATGTCCGGTTTTTATGCACAATCATTTGCGGAACGACCTGAATACGAAAAGATGGTGCAGGATTGTATCGATACGATGGTAGCAATGAAAGTGAAGATTGCTTTTCTTCCTTTGGGTGTTACCGGCGATCTGGTGAAACGTCCGGAGCTGCGTCCTGTTATCATACAACGTTTGAAAACAGTGGCTGTCCAGGCAGAAAAAGCAGGTGTGGTGATTGGTTTAGAGACAGCCTTACCCGCAGCAGAAGAAGCACAGTTACTCGATGAAGTGGGATCATCTGCTGTCAAAAGTTATTTCAATTTCTCCAACGCATTGCAGGCAGGCCGTAACCTGACAGATGAATTGAAGACGCTGGGTGCAAAGCGTATCTGCCAGATCCATTGTACGGATACAGATGGCGTATGGTTGCAGAACAATACGCGTATCAATATGAAGGAAGTAAAAAAGACATTGGATAAAATGCGCTGGAGCGGATGGCTGGTGATTGAGCGTTCCCGTGATGCCAATGACCCTCGTAATGTAAAGAAGAATTTCAGTGCCAATGCGGCTTATCTGAAATCTGTATTCCAGTGA
- a CDS encoding glycosyl hydrolase: MKKYCLLIILLISVYAGKAQNLDSLFWQPPAMAKPWVFWYWMHASISKEGITADLEAMKEAGIGGAYLMPIKGKANPPYINPPVEQLSPAWWEMVRFAHSEAARLGLQLGMHFSDGFALAGGPWITPAQSMQKVVWSATAVKGGTDFNEILSQPPVNEKYYRDIAVLAFPSVAPQPQTPVVTTSLPGVAAQFLALPGSKESFRSQDPCWIQYAYEKPFTCYAITINTNGNNYQSHRLRIAVSDNGVDFRPAGKLEAPRHGWQDTDAPVTHAITPVTARYFRFYYDKEGAEPGSEDLDAAKWKQSLKVAGILLSDQPRIHQFEGKSGAVWRISPYTTTAQLPEKDCIPLNKIIDLTQQLDAGGRLHWKAPAGNWTILRIGHTSTGHTNATGGAGSGLECDKFSSAAVRVQFDHWFGEARRKIGHALADTVLKVFHVDSWECGSQNWSAGFRDEFRRRRGYDLLRYLPAMAGYPVQNAQTAETFLHDVRATITELVQQNFYDTLTALAHTHGCLFTAESVAPVMPGDGMQHYQSADIPMGEYWLRSPTHDKPNDMLDAISGAHIYGKQVIQAEAFTELRMRWDEHPGMLKSLADRNYALGINKLVYHVFAHNPWTDRQPGMTLDGIGLYFQRNQTWWKPGKAWVTYAQRCQALLQQGRPVADIAVFTGEEIPRRAILPERLVNILPGLFGDSLLAFESQRMANTGGPLREMPLGVTASANITDPVNWVDALQGYHYDSFNKDALLRLATVKDGNIVLPGGAVYRLLILPGVMAMSPEGNLLSRETVFHLRRLVSQGGTVMVNGPLRSLEAPDSMIVLQGKDVLQGPWRNTSFAALGLMPDLLVKETSGNRANGIAWTHRTAPDYDIYFISNQQEIARTIQLSFRVSGKLPEIWDAVTGEQRTATDWQIVAGRTELSLQLPASGSLFVIFRKPTPQSSMHHAPNWPAFNTINTLNNDWKVSFDSAVGGPSAPVVFNELKDWSKDDNDQIRYYSGTAYYRKTFNWNRRKQDTISRVFLDLGKVANLAAVKVNGLDCGITWTPPYKVDITTAIREGDNELEVAVTNTWANRLIGDTALPVDKRITRTTAPLKLDKTPLQEAGLLGPVVLQQERVTAGGEVAQSVMQQVYQEIKTPYKYGMVMVPADDSKKLDCPSIFRKGRKWYMVYIIYNEGRGYETWLAESKDLLHWKTKGKMMSFADSSTTWDVNQRAGYISLQDHVWGGNYKWYSYKGKHWMSYIGGAQHGYEQGLLSLGIANTRKRITRAHEWKRLDKPALMATDSNAGWWENNTIYKSSVIWDQTNTTAHPFVMYYNAKGDSLKPKRGKERIGMAVSDDMEHWSRYGKDPVLDHFTGITGDAVIQRMDNMWIMFYFGAFWKNRPTAFNRFACSYDLVHWSDWNGPDLINSTEDYDGRFAHKSFVIKYKGVVYHYYCAVNQKDQRGIAVATSKDLGKSTLHFIKAK, translated from the coding sequence ATGAAAAAGTATTGCTTACTGATCATATTGCTGATAAGTGTATATGCCGGCAAGGCGCAAAATCTGGACAGTCTGTTCTGGCAGCCGCCTGCTATGGCCAAACCCTGGGTATTCTGGTACTGGATGCATGCCAGTATATCAAAGGAGGGTATTACAGCCGATCTGGAAGCAATGAAAGAAGCAGGTATTGGCGGTGCATACCTGATGCCGATCAAGGGGAAAGCCAATCCGCCTTATATCAATCCACCTGTAGAGCAGTTAAGTCCTGCCTGGTGGGAAATGGTGCGCTTTGCACATAGTGAAGCTGCCCGTCTTGGCTTACAGCTGGGGATGCATTTTAGTGACGGATTTGCGCTTGCAGGAGGTCCCTGGATCACACCCGCCCAGTCTATGCAGAAAGTGGTATGGTCAGCTACAGCTGTTAAAGGAGGGACTGACTTTAATGAGATACTATCCCAGCCACCTGTCAATGAAAAATACTATCGCGATATAGCCGTACTGGCATTTCCTTCGGTAGCTCCGCAGCCACAAACACCAGTGGTGACGACCAGTCTGCCGGGTGTAGCCGCTCAATTCCTGGCACTGCCGGGTAGTAAGGAAAGTTTTCGCAGTCAGGATCCCTGCTGGATCCAATATGCTTATGAAAAACCCTTTACCTGCTATGCGATCACGATCAACACAAATGGTAACAATTACCAGTCGCATCGCCTGCGTATTGCCGTAAGTGACAATGGTGTGGATTTTCGCCCTGCGGGTAAACTGGAAGCACCTCGCCATGGTTGGCAGGATACCGATGCTCCGGTGACACATGCAATTACACCCGTCACTGCCCGTTACTTCCGTTTTTATTATGATAAAGAAGGTGCAGAACCAGGGTCAGAAGACCTGGATGCGGCGAAATGGAAACAAAGTCTGAAGGTGGCAGGTATCCTCTTATCTGATCAGCCGCGTATTCATCAGTTTGAGGGCAAGAGTGGTGCTGTATGGCGTATCAGTCCGTATACCACGACAGCACAATTGCCAGAGAAAGATTGTATTCCCCTGAATAAAATTATTGATCTCACGCAGCAACTCGATGCTGGCGGACGTCTGCATTGGAAAGCGCCTGCCGGTAACTGGACGATATTGCGTATCGGTCATACCTCTACCGGACATACCAATGCAACTGGTGGCGCAGGTAGCGGACTGGAATGTGATAAATTCAGCAGTGCCGCTGTACGAGTACAGTTTGATCACTGGTTTGGAGAGGCGAGACGTAAAATAGGTCATGCACTGGCGGATACTGTATTGAAAGTATTTCATGTGGATAGCTGGGAATGTGGCAGTCAGAACTGGTCAGCCGGTTTTCGTGATGAATTCCGCCGTCGACGTGGATATGACCTGTTACGTTATCTACCGGCAATGGCAGGTTATCCGGTACAAAACGCACAAACTGCCGAGACCTTTTTACATGATGTGAGAGCTACGATCACAGAACTTGTACAACAAAACTTTTATGATACATTGACGGCATTGGCTCACACACATGGCTGTCTGTTTACAGCTGAAAGTGTAGCGCCTGTGATGCCGGGAGACGGTATGCAGCATTATCAGTCCGCCGATATACCTATGGGCGAATACTGGCTGCGGAGTCCGACGCATGATAAACCCAATGATATGCTGGATGCTATTTCCGGTGCGCATATTTATGGCAAACAGGTTATACAGGCAGAAGCGTTTACAGAACTACGGATGCGCTGGGATGAACATCCGGGTATGCTGAAGTCACTCGCAGACCGCAATTATGCGCTGGGTATTAACAAACTGGTGTATCATGTTTTCGCACATAATCCCTGGACGGACAGGCAACCGGGAATGACGCTGGATGGTATCGGGTTATATTTTCAACGTAATCAGACCTGGTGGAAACCAGGAAAGGCCTGGGTTACTTATGCACAGCGGTGTCAGGCTTTATTGCAACAGGGAAGACCGGTTGCAGATATTGCTGTATTTACAGGAGAAGAGATCCCTCGCAGAGCGATATTACCGGAACGGCTGGTAAATATATTGCCGGGATTGTTTGGTGATAGTCTGCTGGCTTTTGAATCACAGCGGATGGCCAACACAGGCGGTCCTTTAAGAGAAATGCCTCTAGGCGTTACCGCATCTGCAAATATCACAGATCCAGTTAACTGGGTAGATGCCCTACAGGGATATCACTATGACTCATTCAACAAAGATGCCTTACTAAGACTGGCTACTGTTAAAGATGGCAACATTGTATTGCCGGGAGGCGCTGTGTACAGGCTGTTAATATTGCCCGGTGTAATGGCCATGTCGCCGGAAGGAAATCTGTTATCCCGTGAGACGGTCTTTCATCTCAGAAGATTAGTGTCCCAGGGAGGAACGGTGATGGTGAATGGTCCGTTAAGATCACTGGAAGCCCCTGACAGTATGATTGTATTGCAAGGAAAAGATGTATTGCAGGGACCATGGCGCAATACCTCTTTTGCTGCATTAGGGTTAATGCCTGATCTGCTGGTGAAGGAAACGAGTGGTAACAGGGCCAATGGCATTGCATGGACACATCGTACTGCACCTGATTATGATATTTACTTTATCTCCAATCAACAGGAGATAGCGCGTACCATTCAACTGTCCTTCCGTGTCAGTGGTAAACTGCCTGAAATATGGGATGCCGTTACCGGTGAACAACGTACAGCAACGGACTGGCAAATAGTTGCTGGTCGTACAGAACTGTCTTTACAACTGCCTGCCAGTGGTTCATTGTTTGTTATTTTCCGCAAACCTACTCCGCAGTCATCCATGCATCATGCGCCTAACTGGCCAGCATTCAATACAATTAATACCCTGAATAATGACTGGAAAGTCAGTTTTGACAGTGCGGTTGGCGGCCCTTCAGCTCCCGTGGTATTCAATGAACTGAAGGACTGGAGTAAAGATGATAATGACCAGATCCGGTATTATTCCGGTACCGCGTATTATAGAAAGACTTTCAACTGGAACAGGCGGAAACAGGATACTATCTCCCGTGTATTCCTGGATCTGGGCAAGGTGGCTAATCTGGCAGCTGTAAAGGTAAATGGGCTTGATTGTGGTATCACCTGGACGCCTCCATATAAAGTCGATATTACCACTGCTATTCGTGAAGGAGACAATGAACTGGAAGTAGCTGTGACAAATACCTGGGCGAATCGTCTGATTGGCGATACTGCATTGCCTGTGGATAAACGTATCACCCGTACAACAGCGCCTTTAAAACTGGATAAGACGCCATTACAGGAAGCTGGTTTACTCGGACCTGTTGTATTGCAACAGGAACGTGTGACGGCAGGTGGAGAAGTGGCGCAATCAGTTATGCAGCAGGTTTACCAGGAGATAAAAACGCCTTATAAATACGGAATGGTGATGGTGCCTGCAGATGATAGCAAGAAGCTGGATTGTCCGAGTATTTTCAGGAAAGGCCGCAAGTGGTACATGGTGTATATCATCTATAATGAAGGTCGCGGTTATGAAACCTGGCTGGCAGAAAGTAAGGACCTGTTACACTGGAAGACCAAAGGCAAAATGATGTCATTTGCAGATAGTTCTACTACCTGGGATGTCAATCAGCGTGCAGGTTATATCTCTTTACAGGATCATGTATGGGGAGGTAATTATAAGTGGTACTCCTACAAAGGGAAACACTGGATGAGTTATATCGGTGGTGCGCAGCATGGCTATGAACAGGGCTTATTGTCTTTGGGTATTGCCAATACCCGCAAACGTATTACCCGGGCGCATGAGTGGAAAAGATTAGATAAACCTGCCTTGATGGCGACAGACAGTAACGCAGGCTGGTGGGAGAATAATACTATTTACAAGAGTTCTGTCATCTGGGATCAGACGAATACCACCGCACATCCTTTTGTGATGTATTACAATGCAAAGGGGGATAGTCTGAAACCTAAACGGGGAAAAGAACGTATCGGTATGGCAGTCTCAGACGATATGGAACATTGGAGCAGATATGGTAAAGATCCTGTACTGGATCACTTTACAGGTATCACCGGCGATGCGGTGATACAACGTATGGACAATATGTGGATCATGTTTTATTTCGGCGCTTTCTGGAAGAACCGGCCTACTGCCTTTAACCGTTTCGCCTGTTCATATGATCTGGTGCATTGGAGCGATTGGAATGGCCCGGACCTGATCAATTCTACAGAAGATTATGATGGTCGTTTTGCACATAAATCATTTGTGATCAAATATAAAGGAGTGGTATATCATTACTACTGCGCGGTGAATCAGAAAGACCAGCGGGGTATTGCGGTAGCCACATCTAAAGACCTTGGAAAAAGTACACTTCATTTCATAAAAGCTAAATAG
- a CDS encoding glycoside hydrolase family 2 TIM barrel-domain containing protein, producing the protein MRCLLIVFLVCSCCISVKAQRVQSFDDNWLFWRGAAQGAEDTLFKDTDWRKVSLPHDWSIEDLPGTQSPFSKGALSQVSGGFTTGGTGWYRKHFNVQLTDKGKRIVIQFDGVYMNAQLWINGKKLGKHPYGYTSFWYDITPYVRYDRENILTVKVRNEGENSRWYAGSGIYRHVWMNVLEPVHVAQWGTFITTPDVNKQRATVNITTRVNNNTATAVTATLLTRVLDAKGKIVAANKGQQLIGAGKDSALQQSFIVPSPLLWDLTSPVLYTAVSYVYVDNVLKDSVTTPFGIRTITADAQNGFQLNGKTIKLKGGCVHHDNGPLGAKAYDRAEERKVELLKSSGYNAIRCSHNPPSPAFLDACDRLGMLVIDEAFDIWNDGKNPEDYHLYFEEWWQRDIESMLYRDRNHPAIVMWSTGNEIPHREKPEVAKVARMLRDHIRSIDITRFITCGVNGIAPDKDAFLSTLDIAGYNYARTQYVKDHERVPQRVMMATESFAIEAADYWMEVVDHPWVIGDFVWTAFDYIGEASIGWLGYPQQQSFYPWNLAYCGDIDVCGWKRPQSYYRDALWMPEQLSLFVKPPVPSFDTNTHKIEWSQWEWHDARDSWNWEGYEGKPLDVTAYTSYEEAELFLNGKSLGRKKAGRENKFMVVWQAPYSPGKLSVIGYNGKKKSKEVVLQTAGKTTAIKLSADRQQVHADGQDLSYVTITLTDADGNISPDAARLLQFSISGPGTIVGVGNANPMSTESCQQLQRKAWRGKCQVIVKADKQAGDIHLTVQGAGLPATTMKIIATAK; encoded by the coding sequence ATGCGTTGTTTGTTGATAGTTTTTCTTGTTTGTAGCTGTTGTATATCGGTAAAAGCGCAGCGTGTACAGTCATTTGATGACAACTGGTTATTCTGGCGGGGTGCTGCACAGGGAGCAGAAGATACTTTGTTTAAGGATACAGACTGGCGTAAGGTATCCTTACCGCACGACTGGAGTATTGAAGATTTACCAGGTACGCAGTCGCCTTTCAGTAAAGGTGCATTGAGTCAGGTGAGTGGCGGTTTTACGACGGGTGGTACAGGTTGGTACCGTAAGCATTTCAATGTACAGTTGACTGATAAGGGCAAACGTATCGTGATACAGTTTGATGGTGTATATATGAATGCGCAGTTGTGGATCAATGGTAAGAAGCTGGGAAAACATCCTTATGGATACACCTCTTTCTGGTATGATATTACACCCTATGTGCGCTATGACAGAGAAAATATACTGACTGTCAAAGTAAGGAATGAAGGGGAGAATAGTCGCTGGTATGCGGGTTCGGGCATATACAGACATGTATGGATGAATGTGCTTGAGCCGGTGCATGTAGCGCAGTGGGGTACTTTTATTACTACACCCGATGTGAATAAACAGCGTGCTACCGTGAACATAACAACGCGTGTGAACAATAATACAGCGACAGCTGTTACAGCTACTTTATTAACACGCGTGTTAGATGCAAAAGGTAAAATAGTGGCAGCGAATAAAGGGCAGCAGCTGATCGGCGCCGGAAAGGATAGTGCATTGCAACAATCATTCATTGTACCATCCCCCTTGTTATGGGATCTTACTTCTCCTGTATTATACACTGCGGTTTCCTATGTATATGTGGATAATGTGTTGAAGGATAGTGTGACGACTCCTTTTGGTATCCGTACGATTACAGCAGATGCACAAAATGGGTTTCAGCTGAATGGTAAAACGATCAAACTCAAAGGCGGTTGTGTTCACCATGATAACGGTCCGCTGGGAGCTAAAGCATATGACAGGGCAGAAGAAAGGAAAGTGGAACTACTGAAATCCAGTGGTTATAACGCGATCCGTTGTTCACATAATCCACCATCACCCGCTTTCCTGGATGCCTGTGACAGACTGGGGATGCTGGTGATAGACGAGGCGTTTGATATCTGGAATGATGGTAAGAATCCGGAAGATTATCACTTGTATTTCGAAGAATGGTGGCAGCGGGATATCGAGAGTATGTTGTATCGTGACCGGAATCATCCTGCTATTGTAATGTGGAGTACCGGTAATGAAATCCCGCATCGGGAAAAACCTGAGGTGGCAAAGGTAGCGCGTATGTTGCGCGATCATATTCGCAGCATCGATATAACACGTTTTATTACCTGTGGTGTAAATGGTATTGCGCCTGATAAAGATGCATTCCTTTCCACACTGGATATCGCAGGGTATAACTATGCCCGTACGCAATATGTAAAAGATCATGAAAGGGTTCCCCAACGCGTGATGATGGCGACAGAATCCTTTGCCATCGAAGCAGCAGACTACTGGATGGAAGTAGTAGATCATCCATGGGTAATCGGCGATTTCGTATGGACGGCTTTTGACTATATAGGAGAGGCCAGCATCGGCTGGTTGGGATATCCACAGCAACAAAGTTTTTATCCATGGAATCTGGCCTATTGTGGTGATATCGATGTCTGTGGATGGAAACGTCCGCAGTCTTATTACAGAGACGCATTGTGGATGCCGGAACAGCTGTCACTGTTTGTAAAACCACCTGTACCTTCTTTTGATACCAATACACATAAAATAGAATGGAGTCAATGGGAATGGCATGATGCGAGAGATAGCTGGAACTGGGAAGGATATGAAGGTAAACCATTGGACGTAACGGCTTATACTTCTTATGAGGAAGCAGAATTATTCCTGAATGGAAAATCGCTTGGTCGTAAAAAAGCAGGCAGAGAAAATAAGTTTATGGTGGTATGGCAGGCGCCGTATTCCCCTGGAAAACTCAGTGTTATCGGGTATAATGGTAAAAAGAAATCAAAAGAAGTAGTGTTGCAGACTGCAGGTAAGACTACTGCTATCAAGTTGTCGGCAGACAGGCAACAGGTCCATGCAGACGGGCAGGATCTGAGTTATGTAACAATTACACTGACAGATGCGGATGGTAATATTTCTCCTGATGCTGCCCGGTTATTACAATTCAGTATTAGCGGACCAGGTACTATTGTCGGTGTTGGGAATGCCAATCCTATGAGTACAGAGAGTTGTCAGCAGTTACAGCGGAAAGCCTGGAGAGGTAAATGTCAGGTGATTGTGAAAGCAGACAAACAGGCCGGGGATATCCACTTAACGGTGCAAGGTGCAGGTCTGCCAGCAACAACAATGAAGATTATCGCTACTGCCAAATAA
- a CDS encoding family 78 glycoside hydrolase catalytic domain → MKQCMGIWLLFLSLQTWGQQLQVVHLRTDNKTNPLGCQLSPRLSWQLSASYNNCVQQAYQLQFSDDSTTLNSKKHTGKHVESADPFLTLPAAFAGITLLPAHTYYWRVQVWDKAGRPSGWSEVASFINALNGPADWKGAKWIGYEDVVDSMRVVPGVHNGTDKFYQKHKARQRTIVPLFRKAFSVQGKVKSALLYISGLGQYEASLNGVRLGDNFLAPGWTHYDETALYNTYDLTNVLQAGENALGVIVGNGFFNVNKERYRKLSVVYGMPRMICRLLITYENGKTTNIVSGTDWRTSASPITFTSIYGGEDYDAGKEQSGWDQPGFNDTEWKPAIVVKATEKRLLPEEDYPVKVMEVLPVRRITQPQPAVYMYDFGQNASGIIGLKIKGKKGQTVKLIPAELTNDKQLANQKATGSPYYFSYTLKGDGIETWQPRFSYYGFRYVQVEGAAPDTAVHTGDVPEIISLELLHTRNAAPVNGTFSCSNDLFNRIHTLILWAIKSNMQSVLTDCPHREKLSWLEQDYLMGNAIQYSYDIDLLYRKLIRDMKEAQTGEGLVPDIAPEFVFFDDHGFGFRDSPEWGSAGVIVPWLHYRWYGDKTVISDAYPMVKKYVAYLGAKAQHNILSYGLGDWFDNGPQRPGVAQLTPKGVTATAIYYYDLVLAGNMADLLGKTAEAKAFRVQADKVKATFNGEYFHTGTKVYSTGSQTAMAMPLCVGLVEEQYRQAVFSNMVDSIRQQRNQLTAGDIGFHFLVQALQEGGASDLLYEMNNRSDVPGYGFQLAKGATTLTESWAALEQVSNNHLMLGHLLEWFYTGLGGITQQAGSIGYKQLQICPEVVGDITWVKTSYNTPYGTVRSEWEKKDGGMLFRISIPPNSNAIVKLPAKREGRITADGKPLNNQDLSFEKERVVMYLGSGDYEFSTFK, encoded by the coding sequence ATGAAGCAATGCATGGGCATATGGCTGCTTTTTTTATCGCTGCAAACCTGGGGACAGCAATTACAGGTGGTGCATCTGAGAACGGATAATAAGACGAATCCCCTTGGATGCCAGCTGTCGCCCCGTTTAAGCTGGCAGTTGTCAGCCTCGTATAATAATTGCGTACAACAGGCATATCAGCTGCAATTTTCTGATGATAGTACTACACTCAATAGTAAGAAGCATACAGGTAAGCATGTTGAAAGCGCGGATCCTTTTTTGACATTACCGGCCGCCTTTGCTGGTATAACCTTGTTACCCGCTCATACTTATTACTGGCGTGTGCAGGTATGGGATAAAGCAGGGAGACCTTCCGGATGGAGTGAAGTCGCCAGTTTTATAAATGCCCTCAATGGCCCCGCCGACTGGAAAGGCGCCAAATGGATAGGGTATGAGGATGTGGTAGATTCCATGCGGGTGGTACCAGGTGTGCATAATGGTACGGATAAGTTTTACCAGAAACATAAAGCGAGACAACGGACTATCGTGCCTTTATTCCGGAAGGCGTTCAGCGTACAGGGGAAGGTGAAAAGTGCATTGTTGTATATCAGCGGACTGGGACAGTATGAAGCGAGTCTGAATGGTGTGCGGCTGGGAGATAATTTCCTGGCGCCGGGTTGGACGCATTATGACGAAACAGCGTTGTATAATACATACGATCTGACCAATGTGCTGCAGGCAGGTGAGAATGCATTGGGCGTGATTGTGGGTAATGGATTCTTTAATGTGAATAAAGAACGGTACCGCAAGTTGTCGGTTGTGTATGGTATGCCGAGAATGATCTGCAGGTTGCTGATCACGTATGAGAATGGAAAGACAACGAATATTGTTTCGGGTACAGACTGGAGAACAAGTGCTTCTCCCATAACTTTTACCAGCATCTATGGAGGTGAAGATTATGATGCCGGAAAAGAACAATCAGGATGGGATCAGCCTGGATTCAATGATACAGAGTGGAAGCCGGCGATAGTGGTAAAGGCGACAGAAAAACGATTGTTGCCGGAGGAAGATTATCCGGTGAAAGTGATGGAAGTACTGCCGGTACGGCGTATTACACAGCCACAACCTGCTGTGTATATGTATGACTTCGGGCAGAATGCATCTGGTATTATCGGTTTGAAGATAAAAGGAAAGAAAGGGCAAACGGTAAAGCTGATACCAGCAGAATTAACCAATGATAAACAGTTGGCTAATCAGAAAGCGACCGGTAGTCCGTATTATTTTAGTTATACTTTAAAAGGTGATGGTATAGAAACCTGGCAACCGCGGTTTTCTTATTATGGATTCCGTTATGTGCAGGTGGAAGGAGCCGCGCCAGATACCGCTGTGCATACAGGCGATGTGCCAGAAATCATTTCACTGGAATTGCTGCATACCCGCAATGCGGCCCCGGTGAATGGAACCTTTTCCTGTTCAAATGATTTATTCAATCGTATCCATACATTGATATTATGGGCGATTAAAAGCAATATGCAGAGTGTGTTGACGGATTGTCCGCATCGGGAAAAACTCAGCTGGCTGGAACAGGATTACCTGATGGGTAATGCGATACAGTATAGTTATGATATTGACCTGTTATATCGTAAGCTGATCCGTGATATGAAAGAAGCGCAGACAGGTGAGGGACTGGTGCCGGATATTGCACCCGAATTTGTCTTTTTTGATGATCATGGTTTTGGGTTCAGGGATTCACCGGAATGGGGGAGTGCAGGTGTGATCGTACCCTGGCTGCACTATCGCTGGTATGGAGATAAGACTGTCATCAGTGATGCATATCCGATGGTGAAAAAATATGTGGCATACCTGGGTGCAAAAGCGCAACACAATATACTCTCATATGGTCTGGGTGATTGGTTTGATAATGGTCCGCAGCGACCGGGCGTCGCGCAGCTTACCCCTAAGGGCGTCACGGCTACTGCGATTTACTACTATGATCTTGTGCTGGCGGGTAATATGGCTGATCTGTTAGGGAAAACAGCGGAGGCAAAGGCGTTCCGGGTGCAGGCAGATAAAGTGAAAGCGACCTTTAACGGCGAATATTTCCATACGGGAACGAAGGTATATTCAACTGGTAGTCAGACGGCTATGGCGATGCCGTTGTGCGTGGGGCTGGTTGAGGAACAATACCGTCAGGCGGTGTTCAGTAATATGGTAGATTCCATTCGTCAGCAGCGTAATCAGCTGACTGCCGGAGATATTGGCTTTCACTTCCTGGTACAGGCTTTACAGGAAGGAGGGGCGTCTGATCTGCTGTATGAGATGAATAACCGGAGTGATGTGCCGGGGTATGGTTTTCAGTTGGCGAAGGGGGCTACTACTTTGACGGAATCCTGGGCCGCACTGGAGCAGGTGTCTAATAATCACCTGATGTTGGGACATCTGTTGGAATGGTTTTACACCGGATTAGGAGGTATTACGCAACAGGCGGGTTCAATAGGGTATAAACAGCTTCAGATCTGTCCGGAGGTAGTGGGTGACATTACCTGGGTTAAAACATCCTATAATACCCCTTACGGCACTGTGCGTAGTGAATGGGAGAAGAAAGATGGCGGGATGTTGTTTCGTATCAGTATTCCCCCTAATAGCAATGCGATTGTTAAGCTGCCGGCTAAAAGGGAGGGGCGTATAACCGCAGATGGAAAGCCACTGAACAATCAGGATTTATCCTTCGAAAAAGAGAGGGTTGTAATGTATTTAGGTTCAGGTGATTATGAGTTTTCTACGTTCAAATAA